The Solenopsis invicta isolate M01_SB chromosome 1, UNIL_Sinv_3.0, whole genome shotgun sequence DNA segment ACCCTACGCAAAACATCAGAATAATGCATCACATGATTTGCTTGACCAATCTAAAccattaaaagaagaaattaatattcttgaagaattatttgtttaattgataaaatttaatgattactttaaattatttaaattatttttatattgatatcgATTTGACATTAACATCATCAAACTGATATTTTGATGTTAATTTGATAGATCATTTTTGATGGAACAgtatttgtattactttttaaatatatttttagatacattGTGAAATacatttgtgttttttttatttgtataaaatataagttctttttaaaacattattttttatctacttaaataatacttttaaaaaagcaCTTTtagtttaacttaatttaatcttttagtgcaacttttaattaatttagcttCTTGtgcaacttttaaattttgtattgggGTTTATTAATTACACCTATAAAAGATTGCATAATGCTATCGACGTTTGATCGACGTCGGTCTGATTGATATTTTTCGACGTGGAAAAGTTATCGACACCATCGACTTCGAATCAATGTTGATCCGATTTATCATTTCTCCTTGGGACAAGAAAACCAATCAACATCGCGAAAAAGTGACTACAATAACTttgatatattctttacatgcCTTTTTTTAGAAAGTACTAGCAGGCAGCGCGCGCGTTAGCCGAAGGCCGGGATTCATAGTAGATTCTTATATTTAACCGTCAGCTGACACGTTATATTGGATTCAGTATTTTGACACACATAAGTGTACGTCACCGGAtcattttcaattgcgtatatctCGGTCTCTAATGCATAAAATGtgaacaatttttgttttaatcgaTACACCAAAAGGTCAAGAAGAAGAATGACTAAATGCGAGAATAGacaaattgaatatattttaaaattttgagaagAGATAGAAACGTACTCGCGAAAAAAatggttcttttttttaaattgtagttTTGAAAGGAAAACCATTAGAGAGATTTTTCCAACGGATTTTGAAAGGTAACAAAAcgtactttaagaaaaaaatattattttaatttttctcaaaaactacaTTTATTCTACAAGGTAAAGTTAGATGATTTTTTAGCGTAAGAAAAGATGAATTAATAGAATGAATCATTCGCTTTTgattataaaacttgaaaaaacgtaaaatatatagGGGAATGTGGGATGAAGTGGGATAATGCTACTATAGGATATACGTAGTGAAATTTCAGAGCAAccaatatacatttattgtgcGTCAAAGCCAAATCATTTTAGATTAGTCTTTGGTGAACGTGCACGCACATTTTGCTGTTCTATTATAacaactacaattttttttttgcaaaaaagtttttttttacatttacgaagtttttatttttaatagtcttTCCTATAATTTGAAGAAGGTAAATATATGCAAAGTTCTCATTTGTTGTTTAGTTTTGTGATTGCAAAGAGTCTTTATACAAAGCTAACATATTTTCGATGATACGCGTCATAATTTCGAAACATTGGATTTGGGGTCAAATGAAACATGCCATTAAAGCTGAAGGACACGTGCATGCTAACTACAGCGCATGCTCAAATCGCCTCGTTGATGACAGGTATCCTAACCTCAATCAGTCGTCAACTTTGGTGCTTGATACTTTGATTCGcaattatctatatattatttgGATATATTTTCATTCTCTAATCAGtaaataaacattacaaattctattttacacgattcttatttgatttttgGTCAAATTTGGCCAAAAATCATTGTGTCCCACTTCACCCTACAGTGTGTCCCACTTTACTCCATAACTTTTTAAGATGGCTAAATAAAACTCACTTTTTGGAAAatctgaagaaaaatataataaaaagtataattttgaaattccgTGACCATAGAAAGTTAGCTAATGAAATTTTCTATTGAATGGACATctcaagtttacaaaattatgattttttaaaattttttacaaaaaaataaaaacatgtcCCACTTCACCCCACATTCtcctataatatattttattattatttattacatgaaacatttgcaataaatttttgctgtatgatgcttataatatatttgttacttgCAAATGTAACAGCGGACGATTATGATAACACACGAGTTGTGTAGCATGAGACGTAGAAACAATCGCGTTCTAAGTTTCGTTAGCACCTATTGCATCGCAACAAGCAGAATTCTCGCGTGTATTTTGCATCTTATTTATATTCGTGTGTGATGTATTAGGCTCGTATTACATTTATCGTACGGTTCGAGGAGAACGGCAAAACGAAACGTCAACAGTATTTCAACGAAAGACGATAGCCGTGGAGTAGTCCGAGGGGTaagcgtattattttattaacgtatcTCTTTATATGTTTCCTGCGATCATATTTTCACAgttcagtaaaaataataaaaagcattttatatttatgtttggtaaaatttataaactataatatacaatatttatatgtgaaaAGGGTCATGAGATTATAGTATTATTCGTTTCGTCTTTTTTGGGTCTACTAGATTCACCTAGTTCACTTCTTGTTTTACGATTCATTTTCAGAGTTTTTCTATCTCAACTTAAAAATAGTTAGATCTGCTTGGGTCTGCTCCGAGTAGATCCAGAACAGACAAAACGGACAATACTatgatattacaaattaaataaatcatttatttaataatgatgctacaatcatcttaaaaaattgtaaataattattgtgcAAGTTTTGTTaagctataaataattattacgaaaattctttatgtttatgtaataatttatttttattatctttttaaaatcaaCAGAAAAGCTGCAGCAACAGTAACAAAAATGAGTGAGTGCATTAAATGAgcaatttgtttaaatagagcaatttgttattactaaatttttcttaggattattcttttttttttcttactaacGATAAGAAATTTTGGTAGGTCGCGAAtgttcaaattttgattttaaaaccagctgcaaagaagaaaacaatgaaaaaagttTCTAATCCTTAAAAGTATATCACACATAAATTATATCacacaaatataaatagaaagtgccaaatataatatatcaccAAGGctaatattttgtatgtaaatttttaatgcattttcagtttttattaaGCACTTGATACAAACGGACCTAAAACTCAATTACGAAATGActagaaataatattacaaattaaattaatcgccaatttaatagttatttgataattaataaactttaatttaattacaacaaatttaacaataaaaaaataatgataaaggtattttgaaaatttttacatttttgaaaaatttaatactaatacctcatcattgaaaaatcataccgttataaaataaaaaatcatatcataAAATGCTTTCAAAaccttaaaacttttatttcttatagtgtttttatattttcgattGTTTTGtcggtatttatttaaaaacgtaaaaaataatttttttaagtgtgaAATCGTTATTAGTAgttgcaaaaaatgatttcgtgATTAGGTTTATGTACTTTATACttatgtaagataataatataattgtatgtttATTTAGTTAATGCAATACAAGAACGTGGGTAAGAAAATACAGCAATTCACAGGTCACAATTCGCTAGAATTATTCAGCGCGTCTTAGCTGGTTATTGTGCTTGCTTTTATTGACTACCCAATGTTATATGTCGCAACACGTTTTAAtcgtaaaattttcttaaatttttttttaataatttgatttgaaAAAGTTAACAGTTATTAGACAGCTTTAATAAAATCCCAATATATCAATAAACCTTGATTTCGTTGTTTACCTTGCTTAACTTTATTTGTCTTTTTacattatgatttatttatgaccttttaatttaaaatttttactgaaatttctattctacattttatattatatttaaacaattccTTGTAACATGTACCAGAGAGATCCTcgaattctttctctctctctctctctctctctctctctctctctctctctctctctctctctaaaaaaaagtaaacaattgGTATTTCCAATTTGAAACTGTttcatattattaaacaatgttTTACTATCATCTCTATATAAACTTTAAGCCTTTGTTTCTTATGTCAATTATGTGTTgccaatgttaaataaaatagagaacgtattaaaacaatttataggaaaaataaacatacataCTAACGAGTTTCAGATAATGCACAGATGTATATTTTCATCGTTAAGGAAACAAACTTTTTAAATCACAttattataacttgtaataatatacaatacatatgtAAACATAATTGATAACATGTACAGTAACTTtgtatttaataagaaaaacaaatacaataaattatcaaacaattattggaattatttaaatagaaaaagtatatttgcTACTTTCTGTAATGTGTGTGTCctaaatattatattcgcatataaaattttctatttagaTATTATGTATCTGTCCTCCTTTGTAAACATGCGTTAAGATAGCATTATTGTATTTTTGAGTTTTGCAAACGTCTTGCTTGAAATCATTACACGATACGAGGTAcgtcaaatatattataaaattttacgaaaGCGCATTCCACAAAGACATTCCAtaatcaaaatgtttataaaacacGCTATAATAGTACAGCATCACGCGCACGCGTACGCGTTACAATACAAGTAGAATATGTAAGTAGCACTTCAAagtatgtgtttaaaaaatgcaacttaatatatgtaaatgtttcaaaaacaattaaaattgtttgcGTTTTATGACGAATATAGcaagaaatattataacaaatgcgTCTGTCCAAATAATGGCAAACAAGTAAGCGTCTCCTCACTTTCTTATCTCAcgcaacaatattatattttaaagatagcAACTATCTTACCTaagcataatgtaaatgttatCAGAAGACATTGCGTAAAACAAGGACAAAATGTAGTAGTATTTTGTATATCCACAATGCACTGGTTCTTtagtacattatatttaatgtgttttaCATATAAAGCTTCTTGAGTTATTCGGTAATATGTTTATGAAACCGTGGCAAAAATTCTTCCTGATGGTCCACTTATctaaaagtaaaacaaaatataattaatcttctGATTACAGAAAGATTTATTGTAGAAAGAGATTATCTTCTTTCTCatttattaattgaatcatgttttaataataaaaataaaatatacatatttattacttaaaaacaataacgtttcaaaatatttgcatcaaaatttaaattacatatggTTATctcaataattctttataatgtagatttacttttttttaataattaaaattagataattatcaatatatgtaaattaaaaatccatTAAGATATCTGGTATTTACCCACGAAAATTGTCCTATGTACCGCTACTTGGTGACGTTTTCGTTTTACCGTTCCTTCCTGTCCGTTCGAGGGAGCGGTCAACCTCTGTTTCTTCTTCTGCGTGACGTCCATTGCTGTCGCTGCTTCTCTCGGATGTTCCGACATCCTGTTGCTCTAACAAAGGCATCTCAAGAGAATCCGAAGAAATGCGTCTTGTGCTGCCACCATATTGCTCGGCGGTTTCTTTTGTGtcttttatattgtttaacgAATCCGAGCTTAAGGATGGAAAGTCCTTGGAAAGGGTCGTCTTCATCTCTAGAGAATCGGAGCTTCGACACATCTGGTGATGTTTCTTGTCTGCATCTTCCAGCTCTAGAGAGTCCGTACTGGTTTCCATAATATTGCTTTCCTTTTGAACCGTTTGTGCCTCGAGTTCTTCTGGAAGGGTTTCCGGAATTAATTGAGCGGTGGCTTTCTCAGCATCGGTAATCTCGAGCTGCGAGATGTCCTCCGTGGTATCATCTTGTCGTTCAAGTTTCTCCACGTTGGACTGCGCGAGGCGTATTATCTCGTCAATCTCTTTTATCCTCTTTTCGTAGTCATCTGATCCGGAAGTGCTAGGGTTGACCGATCCAGGCGCACTAGTCTCCGTCCTTGAACGAGGTAGATTTTCCAATTTGAATTTGTTCTCTGGACTTTCATGTTCGAGTAATTCCTCTTCTTCGCGAGCCCGTAGCTCCATCAAATGAGCCTCTCTGCAGGCTTTCTCTAAACCCTCGAAGTCCTTTAGTGAGGACAACGAGATGTCATCGCCGTGACCTGAACGAGTTGTATATCTTCTCGGAAGACTGCCGTTATTGCTGCTGGAATCCTGCGAACCGCATTGTAACTTGCGCGAGTTCTCAGCCGCCACGGTATTCTCCAAGTGCTCGAATTCCTGTAGCGAGGTTAAAGACGCAGCATCGTGTTCCGTAggtttattgaaatatttcttcccTAGAACATCATAGTCTGGTGTGCTACCAAAGCTACCACGCATACTTCCCACACTGCCTATAGATTCTTTGTGACTGCCTAAACTGCCGAGTCTACTGCTGCCGGCTTCAAAATCAGTGATCTCCTCTTCCTTAATATCTTCCAACGGTCCACGGTCGTACTGCTCGATCTCATAGCCCCGCGCGTCTGCATGAAACTGCATTTCTACCCATTTCTTATTCTCGTACTGCTCTTCGTCAGAATAAGATTGAGATTGGTCCTCGTTTGACACCTGAGGCGGGCTTTCCTCGGTCTCGAAATCAAACAGATCATCTTTCCTCGATGTTTGACTCGTTGATACTTTCGTGTCCTCTTTACTTTCCGCTATCATTTTCTCTAGATCGCGGTCGTACTGTTTGTTGGTGGTTTGAGGTATCGAGCTAATGCGAATGCTCTTACCTTCGGCATCGAACTCCTCCGCCTCACGTCCGACTTCTTCGATCACCACAAAGTCATCGATGATGTCAGGCTTGTCGACGAGCTCGAACGAATCGCTATCTGGTGAATGACGCTCGGACTTGTCCTTCTCCAAATCCTTTTCTATAACTGTGTCGAAGGACATGCCTGATGTTGAGGATAGAGACGTGCTGGCCTGCTGCAGCATTGCATGGACGGATGTTACTGGTTCGAGACTCTCGTCTTCAATCATCTCGTGATCCAATCTCTGTTCCAAATCTGTTTTCACATCCGTTGCCTCTATATCCTTTTCTGCATCTCTTTGTACTTTTAAATCTTCCATCTCTTCTTCTTCGGGCTCTTCGCTGTCACTGGGCCTTGTAACTCGCGTCATTATGTCTACGGATTCAAGCACTCTGGGCGCATCCATAGAGGCTAAAATGGCTGAATCCATGATTTTAACTTGATCCTCTTCCAACACTTCGGCCATAGACTCCGCTTCTATGTTCATACTATCGTCTATAATCTGTTGGAAAATCATCTCAGACGAACGTTTCATGCCACATGGTATATGACTGTCGATTTTGTCTATGGTTTCATCCAATGGTATTTCTTCGCTGCCAGAGGAATCCGATACCTCGGCCATCTCGTGTTCCGCGTCCAACGCGCTCTCTAGGTTTTCATCTATTTCGTCCGCATCCACGTCCGCTTCCTCCGAAGGTACCAATGTCTCTGACAGCTCACTGGTACTATCAATGCTGCCGAGATGGCCCGAACTGAGAGAATTCAAGGACTTCATGGATTCGTGAGAGCTCAACGTGCTTGCTGCAGTTTGATATTCTTGCGATGTTGGTAATGTCTTTGACCTCTCATATTCGACAGACATCATCGCCGTCTCATATTCCGACGCCGTCCCGGATTGCACGCCACCCACGGCGGATTGTAATGCCTCGACATCGGACGAACTGGGTCTGCTTCCACTGCCAATTTCATAGTCACAGGACTGGTAGTTGCTACTCTCAGAACTCGAACCGACATCGGCCTCGCTCTCCGAGGTTTTAACTCTCTTCGCTATCCTGGACGGTTTTTGTCGTCTTCTAGGTGCCGGATGGGGTGGTGCCAAGGAGGAGTAGCTGTCATCTCTGTTATCCATATCCGAACCAACATCTGACGATCTACTGATAGGAAGCGGACTGGGACGACCTTCATCTTCTTCCTCCTGTTGTTCCTCAACGGTTATTAtagtttcttcttcttcgtgcTTCTCGATGTCGATTTCAGGTGCTTTAATTACATCCGTTGGTTTGTTTTCAATGATGTCGGCAGTTGCTTGGATAGATAATTTGTCATCTTCCTGCTTTGCTTCGTCGAATGTTTCAGtttttacaattgatttttCGCTTTGCGTAGTAGCTTCAGTTTCGGCTTCCAATTCAGCTTCCGTAGAAACATGTTCGATGGACGGTGGTTTGTACAAAAACGGTAAATCGTTTGGGATGGATTCCGGTTGGAGTTTGAACTGAAACTCTGAAGGCGAATCTTTAATCTGAAACACTGTCTGACTGTTTTCGCTCAATTCTTCTATCAAGTCTTGTTTAGCTGCTTCTAAGGACTCTTTCACCTCagcgatttctttttttaccacTTGATCCAGCACCGTTATCGCATATCGCGCGCTTAAATCGACGCTTTGAAGATcatctttctttattttcaagGCACAAGTATCGGAAGGAGCAGTCGTCGATTTGCTGGGTTTGTCGTGCTTTTCGGTGGTTTTCTCCATATGTCGTTTGTATTCTTCACTGGGAGGTTTAATTTTCGCCAAATAAGTCTCTGTCCATTCTTTTAGCACATCATCAACTCTCGCACATTTTGGTAGATCCGATTCTTCTTTCTGAATTTCTTTAGTCTCAGCAGTTTCTTCAGCAGTAGCTTCTTGCTCTTTTATTGTCTTGTCAATAGAAGTTATTTTACTTGTTTCTTCAgcgtttatttttgcaatttccaTAGTTAAATCTTTTGCTTCCTCCTCTTTTATAGGTATCGTTTCCGTAACAGCTTCGGTAATACTTGTTTCCCAGTCAAAATCTTCACGGGGTATCGATTGTCGTATACTAGCCACCAATTCGTCTGTTGGCGTCTTAGCATCGTGTTCACGTTGTAGAGCATCGACCAACTCTTGACaagaaatttctaatttattttctattagttCACTGTCAAAGTCCGGCTCGATCACTGGAGTCACGGTAAACTTTGTTATTTTGGATGTGGTAGTCGCAACGTCACCGGCAACCGATTCTTTAACTTCCGATTCGATCACACTGATTTCCTCCGAAGACTTGGTTACAGACTCTTGTTCCAGGTCCACGGATTCATCTTGCGAGGACGTACGGGTACGTCTTAAAGACGATTCATACTCTTCTAACTCCTGATTAAATACCTGAGAAGGCTGTAATACTTCTGATATCTCAATCTTCTCATCGCCGATCATCCAGTCCACCGGCTTGATATCTAGATCGCTTACATGTTTTACCCTTGGTGAAACCATCGGTGGACTCTCAATTTCAAAACTATCCGCTCTTCGTCTGTCCCCTGAGTCGTATTCTCTTGATGGAACAGTCGGAGATAAAACATGCTCTTGAATCGGAGGATAGTCTACATTAGCGTACTCGGACAGAACAGTGCTAGAACTGACAGTCACGTCTTTCTCCTGACCGATCTTCTCTAAAGAATCTACAGCTACACTTTCATGTAAGGAAGGTACGTCCCTACTCGTCTGTTCGGATACTCTGTACTCGTCTAATTCCAAGGACGGTACATCAACCGAATCCTGTCGACTATCTGCGCCTGGTTCCAAAATCTCGAGTACTCTAGCGCCCGAAATATCCGACATCATTTTGTCTTTCGGCAAACTGACATCCTTCTGAAGTGGCTCGATATGACCGCTCGATCTATCCGAACGAAGTTTATCGGAATGTGGACTGGACGCAGGCTTAGATAAATCCTCTAATTCTCCAGTATCAACGTCAAGAGTTTCTTCGAGTTCCATTTGCTCAGATATACTACTGGGGCTGATAGTGATGTCTCTGTCCTCAAGTTTTGCTTGCGAAGATGATTGTAAACTTTCTTCTTTATCATGCAGTGACGATTCTTCATCTTTTGTTATGTCTTCGCTTATACTATCTCTGGTATATCCTTTCTCGAATATTTCTTCTTGCATAGATATCTTTGCTGTTTCCGTAATTGGACGATCTATTACTTGTTGATCTTTCTGTATAATACTTTCAAACTGTTTTGTTAAGTCATCCGCCAGTTTCTCGTGATCAGTATCGCTACTCTCTGAAATTAACTGATCTAAATATTCTTTACTCAACATCTGTGGTTTTAATTCTGATGTCGACGATCTTTTCTCAATCTCACTCTCAATCGACTGTATCAAACCTTCCGCTAGATTTCGCGCTTCGATTTCTTTGGCCATTAATTGTTCTTTCTTCTCCAAGGATATTGATGCTTCTTTACTCGAAAATTCGTCGTCTTTTTTAGTCTTTTCAGTTAAATCCGTCTTGTCCTTTTGACTAGGTACAAACTGTTCAACCTTAAAACTCTCCAAGCTCTCTCTGTAAGATTGTCCTTGCGCGACCATTTCAACCTTTCCCAAATCTATCTCTTCGAATTTAGCTGTTTTAGGCAATTCCTTAATATCCTCTACCTTCTTTGTATCGTCCCTTTGGATCCTAATTGCTACATCTACATCGCTTTCCCTGTCTTTACTAGTTCCAGATTTTTCCGTCGCAGTTCCCTCGCTGTCCTctagtaatttaaataattcttctcTATTACTCATCTTTTTGGACTCAGAAGCGCTTGCATCTATCACTTTCTTGCCTTCTGTAACATTCATAGACATTTTCTGTACAGCAGTCTCGTCCACCTCTTTGCTTTTACTCCTTTTCTCTTCTAGAGTCTCAGCCGGTGACTCCTTAGTCAGCTTAGATTCCGATGACTCTTTTTGTTCCACTTTCTCCTTCTCCTCGTGAGTTATAAATTCATCCTCGCCGCTGGATATTTTCGACGAAAGTACCTCTTTCTTCTCCACCTTACTAGTAGCCTTGGTATCAATCTTCGAAGTAACTGTATCGAAGTCCTTGTCTCTCATTGCGCTTATATCC contains these protein-coding regions:
- the LOC105201790 gene encoding ankyrin-2 isoform X5, translating into MMKEDAFPPIIRLLQPDDTTAFLRAARSGNLERVVEFLDTDLDINTANSNGLNALHLASKDGHVEIVTELLRRGAKVDAATKKGNTALHIASLAGQSEIVNILIQYGAAVNIQSQNGFTPLYMAAQENHDQVVKLLLSNGANQSLATEDGFTPLAVAMQQGHDKVVSVLLENDLKGKVRLPALHIAAKKDDCKAADLLLQNDHKPDVTSKSGFTPLHIAAHYGNEEIARLLIKRGADVNYLAKHNISPLHVAAKWGKNNMVKILLENSAQIDAKTRDGLTPLHCAARSGHEQVVSTLLENSAPISARTKNGLSPLHMASQGDHVDAARVLMYHRAPVDEVTIDYLTSLHVAAHCGHARVAKLLLDRKADPNARALNGFTPLHIACKKNRIKVVELLLKHGASIESTTEEQQTPLHIASRLGNIDIVMLLLQHGAAVDTATKDMYTALHIAAKEGQEEVAAILVENNASLKAATKNGFTPLHIAAKYGNMNVANILLQKESKLDVQGKNDITPLHLAGHYEHPNIATMLLERGASPHLSSQNGHTPLHIAARKNQMDIASTLLESGANANAESKAGFTPLHLSAQKGHYDMTNLLIEHGANPNYKAKNGLTALHLCAQEDFIRVASILVKNGADVESQTETGYRPIHVAAHFGNLSMIRFLLKHNATIDVRTNQNYTPLHQAAQQGHAHIVTALLEGNASHKARTNDGLTALNIAQKLGYISVMEVLKGLPYDSATPDNKNWEEKYKVIAPESLQETSFMSDSEDENGSDALINEQPYRYLTADLMKSLRDDSLPIDVTRDDPVHRQVTKEERQEFAQSNNYCLAENFDNDGLNLGKLHFRSFLISFLVDARGGAMKGCRHSGVRIIVPPRRATMPIRVTCRLVKTSKVANPPPLMEGEALATRIIEMGPVGAKFLGPVLIDIPHFASVRGKEREIIILRSENGETWKEHDNSADNDDTLLNTPYDPQMSVAYSNRIIRITTTDFPQYFAIVTRIKQEVHVIGAEGCILLSSVANNVQAVFPPGALTKKIKVGLQAHVIPSELTAKLLGNCVAVSPVITIEPRRRKFHKPITLTIPVPQAANKGMINQYGGETPTLRLLCSIAGGTNESQWEDVTGSTPLTFMNDRVSFTTTVSARFWLMDCRNIAAVPKMATELYEASLHVPYITNFIIYSKRMDILEATLRILCMTDGKEGMHTLERQEEFTEIVKSRDVEALDGKDLYIEFSGNLVPVTKSGMQLKFTFRAFRQNRLSFHVKVKDPLLDPVARMLFMREPKVAKGEPPQQPICVLNIVLPDTIVKNDKQKRLKGYKDSNIINQKLDYYKSKYEMEQMEKTDKPNEAFSPTEKKFITDTLQKEQTDAAIHESFAQKAACPLESVDASYPNKVCAGQSESDLSPDLERQTYSEKRKFWEDISRKRDIYQRSESEISRTSQLTINESDSESCQPNIASEEGDGTTEGISDVIRSETIEDINMPDISECSVAEKAHYFEEQIQKEMVKGTPRIHQQDSSKSEKDSSKSSLKGKSIDDQKSRAEKSPVEMTKEKIDIEERHVAESREIHKILKAATESDKWTKETRKDLKDQKKNDDDKEVREEVQKITTQPVMEICKELLNKERELAEETQMRSVAHIPEVSSKKKIFETEQMDVKTKSFSLDDTKEIDQFLEEERRILEEEEMERKKMFADIGFDEKSKPIIDTDVKQTKKEFESRIPISTAMAEKDKTQKEGKGKILLEKPEEKPLKDSFTEKGKDIPSPSSKKKEFESRIPKRITEGTTTKEKEGIKKDFPGRKDETIIVTEKKSSEEVTSHEERLTTKSKTQTFSKTFTDVQDAFKMFEDISAMRDKDFDTVTSKIDTKATSKVEKKEVLSSKISSGEDEFITHEEKEKVEQKESSESKLTKESPAETLEEKRSKSKEVDETAVQKMSMNVTEGKKVIDASASESKKMSNREELFKLLEDSEGTATEKSGTSKDRESDVDVAIRIQRDDTKKVEDIKELPKTAKFEEIDLGKVEMVAQGQSYRESLESFKVEQFVPSQKDKTDLTEKTKKDDEFSSKEASISLEKKEQLMAKEIEARNLAEGLIQSIESEIEKRSSTSELKPQMLSKEYLDQLISESSDTDHEKLADDLTKQFESIIQKDQQVIDRPITETAKISMQEEIFEKGYTRDSISEDITKDEESSLHDKEESLQSSSQAKLEDRDITISPSSISEQMELEETLDVDTGELEDLSKPASSPHSDKLRSDRSSGHIEPLQKDVSLPKDKMMSDISGARVLEILEPGADSRQDSVDVPSLELDEYRVSEQTSRDVPSLHESVAVDSLEKIGQEKDVTVSSSTVLSEYANVDYPPIQEHVLSPTVPSREYDSGDRRRADSFEIESPPMVSPRVKHVSDLDIKPVDWMIGDEKIEISEVLQPSQVFNQELEEYESSLRRTRTSSQDESVDLEQESVTKSSEEISVIESEVKESVAGDVATTTSKITKFTVTPVIEPDFDSELIENKLEISCQELVDALQREHDAKTPTDELVASIRQSIPREDFDWETSITEAVTETIPIKEEEAKDLTMEIAKINAEETSKITSIDKTIKEQEATAEETAETKEIQKEESDLPKCARVDDVLKEWTETYLAKIKPPSEEYKRHMEKTTEKHDKPSKSTTAPSDTCALKIKKDDLQSVDLSARYAITVLDQVVKKEIAEVKESLEAAKQDLIEELSENSQTVFQIKDSPSEFQFKLQPESIPNDLPFLYKPPSIEHVSTEAELEAETEATTQSEKSIVKTETFDEAKQEDDKLSIQATADIIENKPTDVIKAPEIDIEKHEEEETIITVEEQQEEEDEGRPSPLPISRSSDVGSDMDNRDDSYSSLAPPHPAPRRRQKPSRIAKRVKTSESEADVGSSSESSNYQSCDYEIGSGSRPSSSDVEALQSAVGGVQSGTASEYETAMMSVEYERSKTLPTSQEYQTAASTLSSHESMKSLNSLSSGHLGSIDSTSELSETLVPSEEADVDADEIDENLESALDAEHEMAEVSDSSGSEEIPLDETIDKIDSHIPCGMKRSSEMIFQQIIDDSMNIEAESMAEVLEEDQVKIMDSAILASMDAPRVLESVDIMTRVTRPSDSEEPEEEEMEDLKVQRDAEKDIEATDVKTDLEQRLDHEMIEDESLEPVTSVHAMLQQASTSLSSTSGMSFDTVIEKDLEKDKSERHSPDSDSFELVDKPDIIDDFVVIEEVGREAEEFDAEGKSIRISSIPQTTNKQYDRDLEKMIAESKEDTKVSTSQTSRKDDLFDFETEESPPQVSNEDQSQSYSDEEQYENKKWVEMQFHADARGYEIEQYDRGPLEDIKEEEITDFEAGSSRLGSLGSHKESIGSVGSMRGSFGSTPDYDVLGKKYFNKPTEHDAASLTSLQEFEHLENTVAAENSRKLQCGSQDSSSNNGSLPRRYTTRSGHGDDISLSSLKDFEGLEKACREAHLMELRAREEEELLEHESPENKFKLENLPRSRTETSAPGSVNPSTSGSDDYEKRIKEIDEIIRLAQSNVEKLERQDDTTEDISQLEITDAEKATAQLIPETLPEELEAQTVQKESNIMETSTDSLELEDADKKHHQMCRSSDSLEMKTTLSKDFPSLSSDSLNNIKDTKETAEQYGGSTRRISSDSLEMPLLEQQDVGTSERSSDSNGRHAEEETEVDRSLERTGRNGKTKTSPSSGT